Part of the Pseudomonas chlororaphis genome, AAGTGCTGCTGGCCCTGGAAGAATCGGAAAACGCCTTCAGCGACTACGGCAAGCGCCAGCAACGGCTGATCTCGCTGATCCGCCAGAGTGAATCGAGCCGTGCCGCCGCCGACCTGGCCGAAATCCGCTACCGCGAAGGCACCGTGGACTTCCTCGTGCTGCTCGACGCCCAGCGCGAACGCCTGGCCGCCGAAGACACCCAGGCCCAGGCCGAAGTCGACCTGTACCGCGGCATCGTCGCGATCTACAAGGCCCTCGGTGGTGGCTGGCAACCGGAGACCGTCGCCAGCAACTGAGCCCCTTTGTAACCGAGCTCCTTTGGTTGGCCGCAACCAACCAATTGCCTTGCCCCGCCTCTCATTCGGACGCGGGGCTTTTTTTGCCCGGGGATTGGAGAGGCCGCCTTCGCAAGCAGGCTTCCCTACAGAAACCATTACAAGGTTTGACTCAAAGCCCGGCCTGACCGAAGCTTGCGACATTTCATGTTTCACGGTTATGGATTACCTGCATGTCCCCGTCTCGCCGCTATTGGCTTCTGAGCCTGTCCGCCCTGCTCGTGATCGGTCTGGTCGCGATCTGGCTCCGTAGCACCACCCCCCAGATTCCCGAAGCCGTCAAGCGCGGTTACAGCGAAGCCCTGGAACAGGCGCGCAACGGGCAACCGGGGGCGGCGCGGATGCTTTACCAGCAACTGGGCCGCCCGGACCTTTCGCCCAAGCGTCGGGTCTGGCTGCACGCCGAGCTGCCGAACTACCCCAGCCCCCAAGCCCTGAAGCTCGCCGATGCAGACCTGCACAGCGAATCGCCGCCAGTGCGCCGCGCCGCCATCGGCAGCATCGTCGGCCTGGTGCCGACCGGCCAACGCAGCCTGCTGCTGGGCCCCCTGCTCGATGACAACGACCAGCAAGTGCGCTTTGCCGCCGTGAACGCCCTCCTGGGCTTGTCGCCCGACGAGCTGGGCTTGTACTTCGGCGCCATGCAACTGGCGATCGACACCTGGGAACAGGTGCTCGAAGACGGCCCGCCAAGCGCCGAATCCCACTACCAGCTCGCCCGACTGCACCTGCACAACGCCGAGTTGAAAAAGGCCCAGCAAGCGCTGGAACAGGCGTTAAAGCTGCAACCGGACAATTTGCCGGCGCTGGTCATGCAGATCGAAGTGCTGGACAAGCAAGGCCAGGGCGAAGCGGCGCGACAACTGCTGGCTCGCCAGTTGCAAACCCAGCCGGACTCGGCTTATCTGCAACATGCCTTGGGCCTGTGGCTGTTGCATCATGGCCAAAGCGAATACGCAGTACTCGGCCTCTCGAAAGCCGTGGAGCTTGAGCCTGACAACAGCACTTACCGTTATGACCTGGCGACCACGTTGCATGCCGAGCAGGAACTGGAGGCCGCGCAGAAACAGCTCCAGGAGATCGTCCAGCGCCACCCGGCCAATCGCAAGGCCCGGGTATTGCTGATCAATTACTGGAAGGAGAGCGGACAACTGCAGAACGTGCAGATCCTGCTGGCCAAACTCGAACAGCTCAACCCGGACGACCCGGCCTTGCAGCAAGGGCTCTAGCCATCGCAACGGCGGTGCGGACGTTACCTGCGAAGTTGTGCAGCAACGCTCGTTTTGTCAAAGGAAGCGGAACCGCCATCACCCCCCAAGGTCAAGTATTCAGGCAGCTCATTTTCAGGCCCCGCGAGGCCTGCTGCCACATCCCTAGTCATGAGAGGGCATTTTTTGTCTACATCCAACGAGTTGATCAGTGCCAAAGCCGCCACCGGTATCGAAGGGCTGGACGACATCCTTTCCGGTGGCTTGTCCCGCAGTCACGTGTTCCTGCTGGAGGGGGAACCGGGAACCGGCAAGACCACGGTCGCGTTGCAATTTTTGCTGGCTGGCGCCCAAGCCGGCGAGCGCTCGCTGTACATCACGCTGTCGGAAACCGAGCGTGAATTGCGCCAAGGCGCGGCGTCCCACGGCTGGACGATCGATGAAAACGTGCACATCTTCGAGCTGACGCCCCCTGAAAGCCTGCTTAACGCCGAGCACCAGCAAAGCCTGCTGTATTCCTCTGACCTCGAACTGGGGGAAGCGACCCGGCAAATCTTCGAAGTGGTCGAGCGGGTCAAACCCAGCCGCGTGGTGCTCGACAGCCTGTCGGAGATCCGCTTGCTGGCGCAGAGTTCGCTGCGTTATCGCCGCCAGATCCTGGCCATCAAGCATTATTTCGTGCGCTACGACGCCACCGTGCTATTGCTCGACGACCTCACCACCGAATCGCTGGACAAGACCGTGCACAGCGTCGCCCATGGGGTGATCCGCCTGGAAGAACTGACGCCCACCTACGGCGCCGAACGTCGACGCATCCGGATCGTGAAGTATCGTGGGCAGAAGTACCGCGGCGGGTTCCACGACTTCACCATCATGGGCGATGGCGTGCATGTGTTCCCGCGCCTGGTGGCCGCCGAGCACCGGGGTACCTACCAGCGCCTGCAGTTGTCCAGCGGCATCGCCGAAATGGACGCACTGCTGGGCGGAGGCATCGAAACCGGTTCGAGCACGCTGATACTGGGCCCTGCCGGTACGGGCAAGTCGTTGATCGCGCTGATCTTCGCCGCCGCGGCCGTACAACGAGGGGAAAAGGCTGCGCTGTTCATTTTCGACGAAGAACTCGGCCTGTTGTTCGAGCGCATGAGAAACCTTGGCATTGATCTGCAGGCCCTTCAGGACACTGGCAACCTGCTGATCGAGCAGGTAGACGCCGCCGAACTGTCTCCCGGCGAGTTCTCCCACCGGGTACGACGTTGCGTCGATGCCGGCGACATCAAGACCGTGGTCATCGACAGCATCAACGGCTACCAGGCCGCGATGCCGGAAGAGAACGCCCTGGTGCTGCACATGCACGAGCTGTTGCTCTACCTCAACCGCAAGGGCGCCGCTACATTCATGACCGTGGCCCAACATGGCCTGGTCGGTGACATGCAGGCCCCGGTGGACATCACTTACCTGGCCGACACGGTGATTCTGTTGCGTTATTTCGAAGCCCTGGGCAAGGTCCGCCGGGCCATTTCCATCATCAAGAAACGCACCGGCACCCATGAATCGACCATCCGCGAATACCGCATCAGCAGCAGGGGCATGACCATCGGCGAGCCGCTGGAAGCGTTCCAGGGCGTATTGCGTGGGGTACCGACCTACATGGGAGCGGATAATCCGTTGCTCAAGGATGAATCACAGTGACGTCAGTCGAGCCCGTGTCGGAGCGGGCGTTGATTCTCGCTCCGCTGGGACGGGACAGCCAGATCGCCCTGATGATTCTCAATGAAGCCGGTTTTGGCGGCCTCATCTGTCGGCACCTGGGCCACCTGTGCGAAGAACTGGCGCATGGCGCCGGGCTGCTGGTGATTTCCTCGGAAGCCCTGATGGGGCCTGACCTGGAGGCATTGTTCCTGCACATCGAGCAGCAACCGGCCTGGTCCGACCTGCCCATCGTCCTGCTGACCCATCACGGAGGCCCCGAACAGAACCCGGCGGCGCGCATTGGCGCGCAACTGGGCAACGTGACCTTCCTCGAACGGCCGTTCCATCCGGTGACCCTGGTCAGCCTGGTGACCACGGCCCTGCGCGGCCGCCGAAGGCAATATGACGCCCGGGACCGCCTGATCGACCTGAGCAACAGCGAACAGCGGCTCCAGACCACCCTCGAAACCCTCGAACAACAGGTGGAAGAACGTACCGCGCAGCTTCGCCACAATGAAGAGGCCTTGCGCCAATCCCAGAAAATGGAGGCCGTCGGCCAGTTGACGGGGGGCATCGCCCACGACTTCAACAACATGCTGACCGGGATCATCGGCAGCCTGGAACTGTTGCGCCGACGCCTGGCCCGGGGGCGCACCGAAGACCTGGACAGCCTGATCGACCTGGGGGTGACATCGGCCAACCGCGCCGCCGGCCTGACCCACCGACTGCTGGCCTTCTCACGCCGCCAGTCGCTGGACTCCAAGGCCGTGCAGATGAACACCCTGGTGCTGTCCATGGGGGAGCTGCTGCAACGTAGCCTCAACGAGAGCATTCGCCTAGACATGCAACTGGACGACCAGCTCTGGGTCGCCGAGGCGGACCCCAACCAACTGGAAAGCGCCCTGCTCAACCTCGTGCTCAACGCCCGGGACGCAATGCCGGATGGCGGCAACCTGGTGGTGCGGACCTCCAATCAGCACCTGGACACGACCTTTACCGACGCCTACAGCAACCTCAAACCTGGCGACTACGTGGTGCTGAGTGTGCAGGACACCGGCTGCGGCATGCCTGAAGCAGTGATGAACCGCGCGTTCGATCCGTTCTTCACCACCAAGCCGATCGGCCAGGGCACCGGGCTCGGGCTGTCGATGATCTATGGCTTCAGCAAGCAGTCGCGCGGTCACGTGGCCATCGACAGCACGGTGGGCGAAGGCACCACCGTGACCCTGTACCTGCCGCGTTTTGTCGGCGAAGAAATCCACGAACCCCAGGTCGCCGCCCAGCATCCGCCGTACGCACAGGATGGCGAAACCGTACTGATCGTCGAGGACGATTCCGCGGTGCGGGTGCTGGTCAGTACCGTGCTCAGCGAACTGGGCTATGCCTTCGTCGAAGCGGCAGACGCCAATGAGGCGGTGCCGATCCTGCAGTCAGGCCAGCGCATCGACCTGCTGATCAGCGACGTCGGCCTGCCCGGCATGAACGGCCGGCAACTTGCGGAAATCGGCCGGCAGATCCGCCCCGACCTGCGCGTGCTGTTCATCACCGGCTACGCCGAACACGCAGCGGTACGGGGCGGCTTCCTCGACCCCGGCATGCAGATGATCACCAAGCCGTTCACATTCGACCTGTTGACGGCAAAGGTGCAGGAAATGATCGGAGGCTGAGCCTAACGGCTTCGTGGCGACTCGTGGCGAGGGAGCTTGCTCCCGCTGGGCTGCGCTTGCGAGACCGCAAAGGCAGCCCATCCTTCCCGGATGGGCTTACGGTCAACCGCCCTGCCCCCGGTTTCTCAGGACAGCATCGACTGCATCATGTCTTGCAACACGTCCAGGTCGAAGGGTTTTTCCAGGATCGGTGCCTTGCGGGTGATGGGGCTGTCGGTGTCGCGTACTTCCTGGGCGTAGCCGCTGATAAAAATGACCTTCAATTCCGGGCGCAGCTTGACGGCCGGCTCGGCAATCTGCACCCCGGAGATCCCGCCCGGCAGGCGGAAATCGGTGATCATCATGTCCAGGTGCGGCTTGCTCGCCAGGATCTCGAACGCCCGCGCACCGTCCTCGGCCTCCAGCACGCG contains:
- a CDS encoding chemotaxis protein CheY, with protein sequence MSEDAQDVVLIVEDDPSILMVLSAYLSGEGYRVLEAEDGARAFEILASKPHLDMMITDFRLPGGISGVQIAEPAVKLRPELKVIFISGYAQEVRDTDSPITRKAPILEKPFDLDVLQDMMQSMLS
- a CDS encoding histidine kinase, which translates into the protein MTSVEPVSERALILAPLGRDSQIALMILNEAGFGGLICRHLGHLCEELAHGAGLLVISSEALMGPDLEALFLHIEQQPAWSDLPIVLLTHHGGPEQNPAARIGAQLGNVTFLERPFHPVTLVSLVTTALRGRRRQYDARDRLIDLSNSEQRLQTTLETLEQQVEERTAQLRHNEEALRQSQKMEAVGQLTGGIAHDFNNMLTGIIGSLELLRRRLARGRTEDLDSLIDLGVTSANRAAGLTHRLLAFSRRQSLDSKAVQMNTLVLSMGELLQRSLNESIRLDMQLDDQLWVAEADPNQLESALLNLVLNARDAMPDGGNLVVRTSNQHLDTTFTDAYSNLKPGDYVVLSVQDTGCGMPEAVMNRAFDPFFTTKPIGQGTGLGLSMIYGFSKQSRGHVAIDSTVGEGTTVTLYLPRFVGEEIHEPQVAAQHPPYAQDGETVLIVEDDSAVRVLVSTVLSELGYAFVEAADANEAVPILQSGQRIDLLISDVGLPGMNGRQLAEIGRQIRPDLRVLFITGYAEHAAVRGGFLDPGMQMITKPFTFDLLTAKVQEMIGG
- a CDS encoding circadian clock protein KaiC, whose protein sequence is MSTSNELISAKAATGIEGLDDILSGGLSRSHVFLLEGEPGTGKTTVALQFLLAGAQAGERSLYITLSETERELRQGAASHGWTIDENVHIFELTPPESLLNAEHQQSLLYSSDLELGEATRQIFEVVERVKPSRVVLDSLSEIRLLAQSSLRYRRQILAIKHYFVRYDATVLLLDDLTTESLDKTVHSVAHGVIRLEELTPTYGAERRRIRIVKYRGQKYRGGFHDFTIMGDGVHVFPRLVAAEHRGTYQRLQLSSGIAEMDALLGGGIETGSSTLILGPAGTGKSLIALIFAAAAVQRGEKAALFIFDEELGLLFERMRNLGIDLQALQDTGNLLIEQVDAAELSPGEFSHRVRRCVDAGDIKTVVIDSINGYQAAMPEENALVLHMHELLLYLNRKGAATFMTVAQHGLVGDMQAPVDITYLADTVILLRYFEALGKVRRAISIIKKRTGTHESTIREYRISSRGMTIGEPLEAFQGVLRGVPTYMGADNPLLKDESQ